DNA from Toxoplasma gondii ME49 chromosome X, whole genome shotgun sequence:
GAGCGAGTCCACAATGATCGGGAGGAACCAGAGACGAGGGGGACGAAGCAGCGGGCAAATATGTCGAGAGTGGtgaagatgagagagaaaatggcCCATACAGACGTGCATCAGAAGGCAATTCGCCTCCAATGGTGATGGTGCAGTCCGAAAGAGGGCACGCAACAAATAGAGACCTAAAAAACTGTGAGTAACGGTCCTGGTGAACCACCACTGTCTGGCGATACCTACGCAAGACAGCTCGAATTCGATCGTTGAGAGCGCCATACATACACCTGGAACCATAGTACAGAGGAACAAAAAAGCAATTAGAATGGACGGAGATGGTGAACGAGGGAACACATGAAGGAGGATGGGCAACCCAGACCAGGCCTCGACCAACACAAAAGCAGAATAAGAGAACTTTGGATGGCAGCGAGGAGGTACCGAAGAAATGCTGTCAACTGATTTGGCGGGAAGTGGCAATAACGAGACTTGCACACAAAACGTCTGGACGTAGCGTCCCATTTCTGTGTTGCGCACAACAGGTGCCTCCTATCGGTTTCTCACAAGCTTTAATGAGCACTTTAGGCCGGGAATTGCAAACTGGACGGAgactgttctctcttttcaggAAGAGTACTCGACAGTTTTACAGCAGTTTCAGGTgcacaaacacacaaactAGACACGATTTTCCGGGTTAACCaaaaagacagcgaagcaaAAGATATCGAATGATAGTGAGAGGTGAAACGTGTCAAAAGTGATGCCTCAGAAATATCCGATTATTGTGTATGTGGAAGCACAGAAATGATGACGGTGCTACACGATCTGCCTTACGTAGATCCATTTGCCGGTGTGTTTGAAAAGCACGACGTTCATGCACTCTACCTTATGATTGGGTAGAAACAATTAGAATACGGAAGCTTACCTTTCTCCGTCAAATGTCCCAGGGTGGCACCGAGCACCGTAGTTGATGAGCAGTCGCACAACATCCAAATGACCTCCGTAGCAGGCGTAGTACAAAGGGAATGCGTCCCACTCATCTCGCAACTGTgtagagagaaaacgaaaagtcGACAAGTGTAAGAGAAGTGCTAAGGCCGACGGGAAGCCAAGCCAGGATAACTGCATTGCAGAGGCAATATCCCCGAGGGCAGGACAGAAGGCAGTCAAGGCACGAGGAATACACAAGATGCGTAGGAGCTAATAGTGTAGGCGGTCGATTAAAATAAACCAGTTTGTTATTTAGCCCAAGAATACACAAACTGTTAACTGCTTGCATGGTCTTGACTTCAGAGTTTCAATAATGCTCCCCCAACTGACGTAGCCCCGTTGTTCATCAACACACCTTCGCGATACCCAGTCTCCTGCATCGCAAGATGTGCTTTCTGACGACTTGGACCATGAATTTCCACACTGTGCAAATATGAAGCGATCAGCTATTCGACGACCGAGAACAACTCTTCCTCCGTTCTGTTGCGGCCGAAAAAAGTACGACTGATTTCGGCTTCACGCAAGCAGTTCGATACGCTCTGGAGCAACGTCGAGTGAAGGAAAGTGAAGGACAGAGGCAGTAACCTGCCCGAAAACAAAATTAGCCTCGGATGATATGCATACATTAACGTTgacgtctccttcctcgagcATGTGCCTGACTGAATCGAGGTCGCCAAGCTTGCACGCCGAACAAAacgctttctgtctgtcggtGTTTGGGACCGTCTGGACAGTTTGGAAGCTCTCAATAACAGCGAGGCCATCGTGACCAAGCATAACGTCAGAAAAACCGCCAGGCCGTCCCCCAGTCACCATTTCGTGACTCAGGTTTCCTGTCAACAGAGGCGAACAGCACGCATCGGGTAACGTAGCTCCACGGTGACGTTGTCAGAACTGTGCCTGCGGCTCGTTTCGCGATCGTTAAATGAAGCGCCGAACTTTTCCATTCCATCGAACAGGCGGAATAGAAGAAAAGTGAGTCCCTCCTCCCTTGGCAAGTTCTCGGATTCGCTCGCACGGAACCAGACACTCGAGGCTCTTTCACCTCGTCAGGAAAGGGTGTCCCTCGTATCTTCCATCTGCGGAAAATGAGAATTCCACAGAGTCAGAACTCACCAGTGGCTAGTAAGGACTTCCCTTATTTAGCCCAACTGCTCGATAATGTTTAATGTTAGCTCATCTGAACACCAGGTTGCAAGATTAACTTCCGATCTGTAATCTGTATCATGCAGAAGCAACACAACCTGGCACATCTGGGACTTCCCCGCTAGTACCTTATTGTGGCATCCGGCCAGTGATGAGCAGCGTAAGGCGATTGGTGGTGCGACGAGATCTTTTTGACCAACTGAATTATCGAGAATTTGGAAGAGTGGAAGCTGCTGCAAATGGAAGTCAGACACCACACAAGCCATatagagaaaaagaacaacCATCTCCGCTGCAAGATCCGGCTGTCAAGCCAAAAGATTCAAACGAGCTCGTGGGTGCGATTGCAGTGCGGTTTCCGAACTCTTGGCGCTAACGAGTCACTATTAGAAAACACTCTAGGACTCAAAAGCCCGCATGAACATACGCGGAGCACATGGACGAGAAGCAACTGACCAAAAGCAACCCTTTCAAAATAGAGACGCTTCCACAAGCACGTTTCTTGTTTAGCGTCCAGGCGAGTCTCACCATTGTGCTCGTACACACAACTACTTCCGCATGCTGCAGTTCTGCCTGCAAACGCTTCAACGCAGAGAGGGGTCATTTACGGAAGGACTTCGTGAAGTGGTGCAACGGTTGTGTGTAAACCTAGCAAAATGTTGTGACAGTCTCATGCAGTGACCCTGAAAAATGGAATAGTGACGAAAATTGTCCGTTtaagcagcagagaaagctGTGTGTGTGCCACAGTGCCCACAGGTGTGCGGATAGCTACTGGATCGACAACCATTCAGGAGTCCTTTGTTTACATTCAGGAGCATACTGTTAAACTCAGTGATACTGCATGTTCACACTAATACAACCCAGAATGAATAAACACAGGCACCTTCAATGGGTCGAGCGACTGGTCGTCGCACCGGCGCCtgaaggaggggaagaccTCCTACAGCATAAGCAGTGGAATGAAAAAAAAAGTCATTTGAGTCACAGGCTCTCCTATAGATTCCCCTATTAAAACTCCCATACTCTGACTTAAAATGTTTTTCCCAAGATAGCACCGACAATAACATGACTGAAATGTATACCAGTAAGTATAAATAGACCATTACCAAATCCATTATCGTTAATATAAATAGATAGACCTAAGTATTCCGTACAGACTAACATTTGGAAGGAgaccgcggctgctggcacgGAGTTAGCCGATACGTTTTTAAACTTAAACGTCAGTATTATTTTTTTAAGCAAAAAAAGGACTTGAACTCTTAAGTTTATTAGATCCTAAATCTAACGCGTCTACCAATTTCGCCACATCCGCATTCTAATCTTAGTTAGGCCACGCCCAGTAATTTTGGAAAACGCTTGTATCCCGCGTATTACCGCGGCCTCAGGATGTGACGAGCCGACATCGAGGTGCCAAACCTCCCCGTCAATATGGACTATCTGGAGAGATCAGCCAGCATTGCATCCTATTAATAGAGAACTGCATAGGTTTTCCATGAGATCtatttggaagaagaggctcgGATTTCCACTGTCAAATACTCTTTGTCAGCTACTTCCAAAGGACCAGTCTTCGGCCGAAACTGACTGCTGTTGCGTGCTTGTTTTCGTTTTATTGGCCCTACACCGGATGATGGCCACAGACCGCATGATCTATCCGTACCTACGCCGTCCTAGGTAGTCTGTTCGTTGAAACTCACTAAGGCAAGCATCAAGAAGATTCAGGCCCTACTTTTGCCCGCAACAAAGGTATTTGTGCTGTCACTGGACTCTTTCAGTGACACGCGGGGGGAAGGCTACAGCCCGAAAGCATATGTTTTTGTTGGAAATCCACACGAAAAGGCAATGGCGATTGCCGTTTTTACCCACTGAACTGAAGTGTTTCGTGTATTTGCAtactctcttcttcgtgttaTTTAGTGTAGGGACCATCGTTGCTCGTCTCCAACCCGTCAAGACGGACAGAACCGGATAGTTGGTCTGCGAAGTTCCCACTAGTTCGTACGTATACGTAACCCAAGAAACGAGGTTGGCATGGAAAAATGCACACACCTTCAACTGATGCCACGCAGCGGCGCTGCACCCCTAAAGTGTAACTCATCGCTGTAAGTGAATGGACGTTCAGACAACTGAGGTACGGGGACCGCTCCGTCCCTGcagcgtgcatgcaccgatTCCAGACAAACGTATGCACACTCACATACCTTGCGGCTGCGTGGAAACCCAGTGCGTCCCCACTGGAAGGTGGCATCTCTAGGCAGTCCTTCTCTAATAACTGGTCGCTGGTAAAGAGCTATTCACGCTTGCTGTACAAATTGTTATCCATGCGCCTACATTCCATAGGTTTGAGACACATGCCTTTTGGCAGCACGTTCGGCGCCGTCAGACGCAGCGCCTGTGTTCGGTTGGAAAAACGTCTTCCCGTGAAAATCGTTACTTACTCGAAGGGGCTGCAGCCTCGAGCCACTAAGCGTGCAAGTTTGTCTGCGTACTTGAACACTGATCTGTTGTTGACAGAATCATCCTGTGTTGAGACCATCCGTGGAAATGGCTCGTGTCTGCAGAGTAGCGGTGGGCGTCAGGCAACAGCTCGCTGCATCCGTCGTCGCTGGCCTGCTCGTCACACTTCTCACTGACGTAGATGCCTCTCCTGTTAATGCGCTGCCGCCTGATCCAGCTGAGTCCACAGTGCCAACGTGCGATGAAGGTCAGGAGATGACCATAACTTTGTCGcccgagaaaaacgcagccAGTTTCATGTGTGGTACAGCCATAGGGAACATTTCACCGCCACTACGTCCAGCAAAAGAAGGTTTCGAGGCCTTTGTTGATGAAGCGGCGACTACAGTAGTCCGGTTTCACTCTCCAGATGTCCAGCTAATTGAGGAAAATAATGTGTACACAGTTACCGCAGGCATCTTTCCTCCTGTTGGCGGCACGTGGTATCTTTTCTGTTTGGAGCCGGGGATCGGCAGCGCTGCAGTCAACACCGTCAAAAAGAAGTGCCGCGTAGAGGTCGTCATCAAGGGAACATCTATAATCCGTAAGTGCATGCGAAATACGGCCTTGTTAAACGAATAACGAAAGGCAGTTGCGATAGGAGCAATCGCGCCGATAACACCACACCTGCAGCAAACTGAAAACAGTgagcagcggagaagagacgggacAAGACATACTGTCGCGTTCTGCTACACCCTTTGTTTCTATTGGCCGTACCATCGATGTTTTTGGTTTCCCGCCAGCGTTTTCTTAAGTTGGAGTCATCATTGTCAACAAACCCAGCTGCGTTAGATCCGAAGGACTCTATCTAATCGGCAGTAGCTGAGTCATGCCAATGCGGATTGTTGCACGAAGTTTACAAAGACGACAGGTAGCTAACAACGCTCAATCTCATATGGgttcgtgtgtgtgtgtgtgtgtgtatcttTGTCTTGCTGGGAATCTGCTGTCACGCCTTGCTTGTCGGGGTGACTCTGCGCCTATCACTCCAGCTCAACAGTGTACCACTGTGGGAGGCTCAGTTGATCTTCGCATTCGTGGTCCCGGATATGCAGTAACATTTGGGTGCGGTCTGAGCTTCCCGCAGCTTGACCCTCCACTGAGCGGAAAGGAGGTATACGTCGGCCGGGAATGCTCAGAAAAGCAGCAGTTGTCAGCGCTAGTTCCGAGTGCAGCGCTCGAAGTGGGACCTGCCGGTCAACTATATACTCTGTTTGTTGATAAACTCCCTCCTGTGGGGCGATTGTTGTGTTACAAATGTGTAAATGACTTaaccgctgcatgcaaggcgTTAATCGTAGTCCCGCCGTCTGCCGAAGAAGTCGCTACTACGGTCGCCAGCACTTCAACATTCGGACCGTCCTCAGACGCTACAATCGCGCTGCACTCATCCAGTTCTTATCTGTTGATCGCAGttgtctttctgcttcgactGATGTAGTTGGATGTGCTGGAGCAGAAACGTGGAATTTTGGGACGCGGCATCATCCGTGCTATAATGTACTTCCATGCACTCATCCACTGTGGCTGCGTGTTCGGGAGGAAGCCGACCACGAGCGTTTGAAGAGGGCTCGGCGTACCAATGCTTCAACATTAGCGCGCATCATATGCAAATAAGGTAATATGGATTTCACTTGTCTGGTTTCTTCAAATTTCTAGGCTCTTCCATTCAGCATCTGTGTATGCGGCTGTTACTCCCATCGAGGGGGGGAACTTTTCTCCGGTACGAAACGAATTCGTTTCAGCGGCTgagaaagacacagtcaTTTGACCTGTGGGTTAGTACATGTTGGTTTATTACTTACGTCAGCCGGTGTCCACGTTTCTTAATCGACTCCCCTCACTTAGTCAGTCCGACGCTGCCTTCGAGAGGTATTTAGGGTAGAATCTGGCGATGCTTCGCTGAAAATCAATGAATCTTTCCTCCGTTCAGTCGTGACGAGTATCTATGTTCTCATGGTAGAACTCTCTAGGAGTTGTGAATGTTCATGTGAAGCGGCAAATGAATGGATGCTGAGAAGTGAGGCCAATGCCTACTGGACAGCTAAGGTCCCCGTCAGATCATCCTGTGCCTCTTAAAGACCTTGTTCTTTTCAAACACCAATAACAACATAGTAAAACGCTTTTGCCTCATATTCTTCTTACGAGTTTACATCACCATCTCTGACTTGAGCACTCCTCTGCTCCTTATAAACTTTATCGCCAGGGAAGCACAAAACCTAATCTCTGACGGCTCCATCGCTGGTGACGGCCTTCGGCTATGCAGACACATAATTCTTAGACAGAGGTTTCCCTCTTCAATTCTGTCTGGTGTAGCTGCGTAAATAAGATCGTCAATGGAGTAGTAGAAACTCTGGAAGTGGGTAGACTCGAAGGTGCTGGCGTGCTTCTTCGAGACTTCTTTCCACCCCAGAAGCAACGAAGCGTGGTGCTGTGGTAGAAAACGTGTTGTTCCTAACCGCACAAGTCACAATAATTCGATAGGTGGAAGTCGCTTCACGAACTTCAGCTGCTTCCCAGCCCCTTTCATTTGTGCATGTGCCTCGATGTGACCCGTGCCTTGCTACAGGTCAGCTTTTCCCGTAGTCGGGAGGCAAGCTGCATAGCTTGTAATGGTCACATTCAGCGTGACCAGATCCCAGTCCATTGACCCTTTCACTCTTCAGTAAAAGCCCCTTTTTATAGACTTTTTTCATTCCCAATCGGCAATCGTCCTTCCCCATTTTTCGAACACTGCTCGGGAAAACAATATTGCGCTCGTCGGTGTGCTGACATGCACGAGCAGTAGTGGCGGGCGATTCACAGCGAGGCAAGCGGCTTCTGATGCCGCAAGACCAATCCGAATTCTGAGCTCGCAGAAATAAAGGACGTTGCTGTTTCATGCAAAAAGCAACTGTCGTCGTGTAAAAGTTTGGACTTTCCGTCGTTTCGCCGAGGGAGGGACTTCGTTGCTTGCGTGAACTACTCCTTTCAGTAAACTCGGGAAAAGTCTGAAGCACACGTCGAGGGGGGTCTGGCAAAGCAGCGGCCTGCCCGTAAGACCGTGGTTATCCGCGATAAATCTGGAAACAACGAGAACGACAGAAACGATTACAAGAAGCAGTggtcctcctcgtcctttcCGTCTGTGTATCAAGTGAATTTTTTTCGAATTTCAAGAATGTTAAGCGAGAGGCTGTGTCTTCGTCAGCGGCAAGACCCACCGCCGCGTGTCTCTCGCGGCTACTTTGGGGTTGCAACCGACCTTCTGAAAATGTTTATCAAGAGAAGTCCCATGTGTACACTTAGCGATATCGGCTTGCATGCTTGAACGCCTGTCTCGGCTGAGCGGTTCTATCTTCACATCCATCGCCGGCCTGCGTTGTAATCCGACTCGCACACTTGTTCCCTGCCCTCTGCGTTCTGAATCGTTTCTTCGCGGAGCTCTTCCCACTTCAAAAGAGAACCTTAGGGCCTCTCTTCGTGCGTACCCTCTACGCTTCGGCGCCGCATGTATCTGCAAGCAGCTCGGTTCCCGCAATGTGTTCCTTGAGAGGGTGGTGGCTACTGGAAGTCGCCGATGAGGCGGCCCCGGTGTTCTTTTATTCCGCAGACCAAACCTATTTCGAGGACGGGAGTtttcgaagaaggcgcgagcAGCCTGGAGGTGCCTCTCCGGGACCTTTGCCGTCGGGAAGAGTTGCTTCGGCTCCTGCAACAGGATCGGTAACTGGAGGCTCTGGAGAGCTTGAGGCCACTCCAAGGAGATCGAGAACTGTTACAGAGAGCATTTGTGATGAGGAAAAAGGTAGAAACTTGCATGCGGTTCGTGTCCTACTCTCCCGACGCTATGCCACAGTCGATGAGAGGTGGCGGAAACTGGCGGTACGTTCCCACTTTCCGTTGGTCTCGACGTACGTGACTGCACGCGAACTTCTAGGAGAAACTGTTTTCTGCTGTCTGCGTGTTTACATTTAATTTTCACGTATCGACGGCTTTCCGTGTCTTTCATTTTATGTCATTGGGTGTGAGCTCGAATCCTGCAACTGCGCAGATTCAGGCGTTTTACCGATAGTGCTTTTCAGCTGTTCTCGACCACTGCACGTTGCCTAAAAATGAAAACTGCGAGGTAGACACATAGATCTCACGTTGTCTTACCGGACTGCTGAACAAGGTAGAAACGCAGGGGCAGTGCGGAGGTCGCGAGGAATGATCGCTTGTCGTGAGCTGCTGTCGGCTCGTATGACGACCGTTTGTTGCGTCTCTCCCACCTGTGACGTTGTGAAAGTATATACGGCAGAACTGATGTGAGGGTGAGGCGTCGTTCCTAACGGAATCCGTCTTCCCAGAGGCAGCTTTCCCCCGAGTTCCTGGTGTATTTCTGAGACAGCAGTTTACGGGTAAATCCCGTACGCAGCACAGGTGACTTGCAGCGTATCTTTGTATTGCGCTTCCCCTTCCAGCTTGAGACAGACGATCGTTCTGCGGCGAGTTCCCATTCTCACCTAAATGCCAATGTGACACGCAGGTTTTTGGTTCTACATCAACTCTTTTTTGGCAACGAGAGTTCCTCGggtttcgctttttcctccACAGGGTCCGGGGTACGTGCCTCTGCCGTCCGACGAGGAACTTCGGCAAGCCTTCGAAACGCAGCTTTTGTACGAGCCGGAAGACGATGCGTGGAGGTGCTGTGCATGCTGTTCGACAGCGAGCGGCGGTGAGAGAGgttcgtcgcttctttcctctccgtctgtctcgaGCTGTCAGGCGCATACGGCGTCAGGGAGCCCCCCCGAGTCTCCGTTTCACGTGGAGGGAGAGCGACCAACAGCTGACAGCTGTGTTCTTCACTCAGAAGACGccgagaacgaagacggcATTTTCGAAAACAATCCGTCCTTCTATTACGACTTGTATCAGGAGAGGTACTTTGAGGAACCCACATGGCCCTGTGGCCCGACGGCGATGCtggttcttccttctcgtgcTTCCgactcttctccccctctcccAGGTGGACGGggctctccttcgcttcctggGCGAAGCTGTTCTTCCTGGGATAATGCGCCCTCTCCGTCCCCTCACAGTCACCGCCTTTCAGATCCAGGGCGCTGTGAGAGGGGGCTTTGTTGTGGATCGTGTAGGAAGAGGCCCGAAAGATCTCAGAGAaagtctccgttttctttgtcGGACGAAGCAGGCGCCAGAGgcgtctgttctctcccgtACCGCACGGCCCCTCAAAGAGACGCCCTTTCCGGATACCCGTCTCCCTCAGCCtgtcctccgtctccgccCAGAAC
Protein-coding regions in this window:
- the SRS60A gene encoding SAG-related sequence SRS60A (encoded by transcript TGME49_224170~Gene product name based on ToxoDB Community Expert Annotation.~Signal peptide predicted by SignalP 2.0 HMM (probability 0.994) with cleavage site probability 0.915 at residue 33), with the protein product MARVCRVAVGVRQQLAASVVAGLLVTLLTDVDASPVNALPPDPAESTVPTCDEGQEMTITLSPEKNAASFMCGTAIGNISPPLRPAKEGFEAFVDEAATTVVRFHSPDVQLIEENNVYTVTAGIFPPVGGTWYLFCLEPGIGSAAVNTVKKKCRVEVVIKGTSIIPQQCTTVGGSVDLRIRGPGYAVTFGCGLSFPQLDPPLSGKEVYVGRECSEKQQLSALVPSAALEVGPAGQLYTLFVDKLPPVGRLLCYKCVNDLTAACKALIVVPPSAEEVATTVASTSTFGPSSDATIALHSSSSYLLIAVVFLLRLM